The genomic stretch GAGATGGTGGCCCCTGGGGCGTGGGGGGTCATTTCCAGGGGCAGGGACCACCCTTCTCTGAGGCTTCTCCGGGAGACAGATTCAAGAACGATGCTCGTGGGTCTTGGTCTTGCTGTTGGAGGGGTCATCGGGGGCTGTCCCTTGGCACAAGTCCCCGTGGGGCCCTGGCCAGCCCTGCAGCGGAGTGATGGCCCTCTCCGGTTGCAGAGGAGTTCGCGGAGGCAGAGGATGGAGGCAGCAGCGTGCCCCCTTCCCCCTACTCGACCCCGTCCTACCTCTCAGTGCCACTGCCTGCCGAGCCCTCCCCGGGGGCGCGGGCGCCGTGGGAGCCGACGCCGTCCGCGCCCCCCGCTCGGTGGGGACACGGCGCCCGGCGGCGCTGCGACCTggcgctgctaggctgcgccacGCTGCTGGGGGCTGTGGGCCTGGGCGCCGACGTAGCCGAGGCGCGCGCGGCCGACGGCGAGGAGCAGCGGCGCTGGCTCGACGGCCTCTTCTTTCCCCGCGCCGGCCGCTTCCCGCGGGGCCTCAGCCCACCCGCGCGTCCCCACGGCCGCCGCGAAGACGTGGGCCCCGGCCTGGGCCTGGCGCCCTCGGCCACCCTCGTGTCGCTGTCGTCCGTGTCCGACTGCAACTCCACGCGTTCACTGCTGCGCTCTGACAGTGACGAGGCCGCACCGGCCGcgccctccccaccaccctccccGCCCGCGCCCACACCCACGCCCTCGCCCAGCACCAACCCCCTGGTGGACCTGGAGCTGGAGAGCTTCAAGAAGGACCCCCGCCAGTCGCTCACGCCCACCCACGTCACGGCTGCATGCGCTGTGAGCCGCGGGCACCGGCGGACGCCATCGGACGGGGCGCTGGGGCAGCGGGGGCCGCCCGAGCCCGCGGGCCATGGCCCTGGTGAGTGAGGCGCCCTGCACCCAGGTCACAGAAAAccccttctttcctcctctgcCAGGGTCGCAAGTCGAGCCCAGCCACGACCCTCAGGCAGCCACCTTCTGCTTCTTGTGGAGGAGGGAGGGTCTGTGTCCCTTTACCGCTCACTCCTGGAGGCATCGGGGGTCTCCAGGGGACTGAGACACAGGCGGCAAACTGATGCCTATAAGGCCAGGCAGGTGCCTATAGCGGTGGTGACCAGCATGACCATCGCCAATTCTTACACAGCCTAGACACTGTTCTCCTCCATCTGTTAACTGGGTGGGAGATGCGGCCATAGCAGTGTTATTAAGTACCCACGTCAGGCACTGTGCTGCTTGTTTTAAGTTATGGTTATTCTATTTGCTCCTCACCTACGTAGTGAGGCACCATTTTTATCCCCCTTCAGAGCTAAGCCATGCCTGAGCTTAGCCCAATGCAGGAGAGTCGGGAAGACCAGGGCTTTGGCCCCAGGGGCTGCTGCTAAGCAGCAGTTCCAGAAGGTTAAGGAACATGCCAGGGTCCACCCAGAAGAGCAAGCAGCTGGGAGTGGTCCCAGTCTAGGTCAAGGTCCCAGCACTGCCACACTACAGATGGAAACTGGATGCAGCAAGATCCACGGATTTCTCGAGAGAAACCAGAACTTGTGCTTTTCATGTAAAAGCTCTGGGCTTTTTAATGCCACCCTCTGCCCCACCCCACTCACCTCCTCTGAACCTCTCTTACCAGGCCCTCGTGACCTTCTGGACTTCCCCCGCCTGCCCGACCCCCAGGCCCTGTTCCCAGCCCGCCGCCGGCCCCCTGAGTTCCCAGGCCGCCCCACCACCCTGACCTTTGCCCCGAGACCTCGGCCGGCTGCCAGTCGCCCCCGCTTGGACCCCTGGAAACTGGTCTCTTTCGGCCGGACACTCACCATCTCGCCTCCCAGCAGGCCAGACACTCCGGAGAGCCCTGGGCCCCCCAGCATGCAGCCCACACTGCTGGACATGGACATGGAGGGGCAGAACCAAGACAGCACAGTGCCCCTGTGCGGGGCCCACGGCTCCCACTAAGGCCTGCCCACCACCGCCCGCCTGGGCAGCCATGAATGTAgcgccccaggccccgccccaGCCTGCCATGCCACAAGGTGGGGGAGGCCCTGGGCAGGATGTTCACTCTATTTattggggaaggagggaggggggggACACTTAACTTATTCCTTTGTACCCCAGGGGGTGGAGCCCTGTGCCCACCCTGCACTGGGGGGAGGGTGGGCAGGGATACTCAGGGACAGGGCATCATGGGGGATTTGGCACAAAATGGAGCATTAAAGGTAACCCCTGCCCCCTACCGCACTTGATTgtgttcctttttccttttttttttttttttggagacagagtcttgctctgttgcccaggctggagtgcagtggcaccatctcagctcactgcaacctccgcctcctgggttcaagtgattcttctgcctcagcctcatgagtagctgggactacaggctcccgccaccacacacagataatttttgtatatttggtagagacagggtttcaccatgtcgaccaggctgctctcaaactcctgacctcaagtgatccacccatctcggcctcccaaaatgctgggattacaggcgtgagccactgcgactggcctaGACTGTTTCTTTCCCTGGCCCAGGCCCTGATGCTGGGTCATCCCAGTGGAAcattcccccccaccccacacaccctcCCTGGGCTTCTCTGGGTTTCTAAGGTCCAAGGGATGAGGCCCTCCCTGGTCCCCCCAAGAACACCACACAAGTTATGCTCACCAGTGACAAGTGTTTTACCAACGAACACATGAGTCAGGGGGAAGTTACATGGTGAGGTGGGAGGGCGAGGGATAGAGAGGTCCCCCTGGATTGGCCTCAGCCAATTACATCCCGAGTCTGGGACCCAGCCCCACTGTCTTCCCGCTGGAGGCTGCAACGGTTCATCTTCAGCTGAGTCAGCTGGATGTAGCGGAGCACATTTGTGTCTGcaggggaggtgggcagggcaTCATCTGGGTGTCCCGGGGCAGCAGGTGACTTCCACACCTCCCTGGCTCACACCCCATTCTCCGAAGTATCCAGCAGCTCGCTCACACAGCCAGTAGAGCCAGAGCCCTTCCCCAAAGCCCCAGTCACAGTCGGCAAAGCGGAGCCATCGCACACCTCTATGCGCCTGTATTTGCGGCACCCTCTGCCAGGAATGCCTCTTCGCAGAGGCTCCCGTCACACTTCTCATCCTCCAGCGACATCTGCAAGAAGTCTGTTCTCTCCGAGCCACTTAACAGGAAAACTAATCTCGTCTCGGCTCCCACAACCCTGCACCTGTTGTAAtccctcttccttcttcattGGCTCTTAATACAAAACTGAGTGTTGTGTCTGCCCTCCTGCACTCATGTGTGTAagtgcacacatgcacgcacacacacacacaccccagtttCCTGGCATCGCCCACCcgagtggatgagtggatggtgCAGGAAGTGAATGAATAGGTGTGTGTGAATGGGTGAGTGGAGGAATGAGTGTGTGCGGTAGGCAGGGGTGGGACAGGGTAATGGAGATGACAGTGGGTGGATAGGGAAGTAACTGAGCAGGTGAATAGGAGATATCAGATGTGGCAATGACGGTAGATGAGAAATGGCCGGGGAGATGTCAGAGGAGCGATAGGTGGACGGATGTTTGAATGGCGGGTGAAGGGcggggtggatgaatggatgagtgggcGTGTAGGGAGTAGGTGGGTGGCGCAGCCCTACCTAGAAGCAGCTCCGCGGGAGGAGGGCTCTGCTGTTCTGCCCTGATCTTCCTGCCTGTTCCCTCCGCTGCAGCCCCTTTCCccgccctgggcccagccctcacCTTTGCCCCGCCCCGCCACTCACCTGTGGGTTCGCGGCTGCGGGCCTCCTGCAGGTAGCGCAGCGCGCGTGCGTAGTCGCCCAGGTGGTAGAAGGCAATGCCGGCACGGTAGGTGGCCTTGAAGTTGCCCTGCTGCTTCTCCAGTACCTTGAGACAGTACTCGCGCACGCGCTCGTAGTTTACCAGCTCCGACTGCAGCAGGCAAGCTGCGAGGGCGCCGCGGCCGGCACTCTCAGAGCCTGCTGGCACCCCCAGAACCCACCTGACTGCGAGGAGCCGAGGCTCCAGGCGGCAGGGAACCAGGCCTAAGGGATTGCTCCGGCAACCAGGGGCGCCAATCCGCTCGCCTATCGAAACAGGCGCAACTGCGCCGCCGCTAGGGGGCGCCAAAACACGGACAGGCGCCACTGGGCGATCCACCCAGAGCTGTCGGTGGGCAAGAGCACTAAGGCCCCGCGCGGGGGCGAGGGCCGGGACCTCGAGAGCCTGGCTCAGGGCAGACTTCCTCACCTTGGGTCCACGTGCGGCCAGGGGGTGGAAAGAATGACTCAGGGGAAGCGGGGCCCTGAAGACCCGACCCAAAGACCATTTCCTGCATCCCAGCTCCCTCCAGCCACAGACCCCTGTCATCCCCTACCCCTAATCCCTTTCCTTGATCAAGCTCTGAAGGCTCCCCCAGAAGCCCACAGCCCTGGACCCTTCAGCCCCAGGGCCCCTGCCCCCCAAGTCGCCAAGCTCTCCCGATTGCCCCCTCCCCTCGtgccccatccccccaccccccgacggCGTACCCGTGAGGGAGTCGTAACACTCCACCTCCGTGCTCTCCACCAGGCGCCGCTGCTCCTCGCTGAGGCGCGCCGGCCCGGGGCTGCTGGTGGgcccgggggcgggggcgggcagGCCGCTAGGGCGGGCCCCCTGCGCCGCCTTCAGCTGCAGCAGCGCTCGGTGGTACTTGCCGATGGCCTCCCGGAACTTCTTCTCTCGATAGCAGCGCTGGCCCTCTGCCTTGAACGCCACGGCGGCACGCAGGCTGCTGTCGAGCGCCGCGCCCAGGCTCCCCGACGGCTCTGGGGTAGGACCGGGACGAGCCGAGCCATGGCGGGAGCCCGAGCCTGGGCCCGAGCCCGGTGGGGAGAGGGCGGGAGGCGGGCGCGGCGGAGGCTCCGGGGCAGCGCTGAGCATCAGCACCGGGGACAGCGCGCCGCGCTGCATTGTGGGAAACTCCTGCCGCCGCCGCTGCAGCTACCGCATCGCCCCCCGCGGGGCTGGTCCCCACCCTTTCTCCGCCCCCTCACCTCCGGCAGCCGACTCCGGCTGCCCCCTATGGGTCTAGGGAAACCCCTCGAGACTTCCCCCATGCTCACTCTCAAATTAACCAAGTCCTAGTTCTCCAGCCCGCCCCCCGATTTGTTCCCATTCCCCTTACCCTCCCCAACCTCCTGCCTGCTCTCCTCCCCGGTGCCCAAAGCTCCCGAAGATTTCTAGAAGGAAAGGACGAGCCTGGGGGAAAGAGCAGGAAGACATCAGCCTCACGGAAAGCTGGCTCTCAGCCCACTGGCCATTTGGCATATCGAATGAGAACACAGGATTTGGACCCAAGCTTCCCAAATTCAAATCCCTGCTTACTTTCTCACTAGTGGTATGACTTAGACAGCTCGCTTAAACTACCTGGAACTCTGTATCCTCATCAGTAACATGGGACAATAATATCACCTTTAGGGCCAgtcgaggtggctcacgcctgtaatcccagcactttgggaggtcgaggcggatggatcgcttgaggtcagaagtttgagaccagcctggccaatatggcaaaactccgtctctactaatatacaatatatacaaaatttttgtatatatacacaaaaattggcctggtgtggtggcgtgcacctgtagtcccagctactcgggagactgaggcaggagaatcgcttgaacctgggaggcagaggttgcagtgagccgagattgtgccactgcactccagcctgggtgacagagggagatgccgtctcaaaacaggaaaggaaaggaaaggggaaagaggaaagagaaaaaaggaaaggaaaggaattaaaaataataccaccTTTGGGATTCATCTGTTAATTTATGAAACAAATATTCACTGACGTCCTTTCTGTGCCCAGCTCTGTGCTGGATGATGCTGGGACATAGCAGACACTGCGTGAGCTTCAGACCCTACTCTCACTGGGCCCCAGTTCAGTGGGAAGACAGACCAGTGACCAGACAGTGACAGCCCTGAGCAGGCTAGCCTGGGAAGCACAGGCAGAGGGGTCGGGGCCGAGGTGGAAGAGGCACAGGCAGAGGGGTCGGGGCTGGGATGTGGGAGGTACCTGCGCTGGGCTGAGGTGGTGACAAAGTCTTCCTGGAAGAGGGAATAACTCTAAAAACAAGAGAGATCTCCTTCTTGCCCTCATCCAGCTCGGCTGTCTATGGGGGAAAACAAGTGAGAGGGCAAACAAGTCCCCAGGAAAGGAAGCATGCAGGAggctttcaagaaaaaaaatcgaGGATGAATGAGTCAATTGCCCTTCAGTCCTCCTTTGCCGCCTCCTTAGCTGTGGGACCTGGGCCAAGTTCCTCGATCCTCCTCCTTCGGCTTCGTCTGTGCGACATGAGGATAGAAGGCAAGTTAACCTCAGAGCGGTTGCAGAGACCGAATTATCTTATGCAGGTAAGGCACTTAGCACAGGGCTTCATACATTAATGGGCAATTAACAACTGGTGTTTCTTATCGTCCATTAGACTCTGAGTCATGTGATCATGAGTGCCTGGCTCTGAGTCAGCATCCATatatacttgttgaatgaatgagtgtgtcAGTGAATGGCATTATGCATTACtactccttccccctcctctgaGACTCTAGCTTGGGTCTCAGCCCCAggcctccccactctccccaacTCCACCCCCACAGCACATCCTCCAGCTGGAGGTCCCATGGCAGGTCACATGTGACAGACAGAAACCAGAACTCAGCACCTTCCCTCTCAACCAGAGCATCTGCCTCTATCTCTTATTGTACTTTGCTGTAAAACGCTTTTGCTGAGTGAGTTTCTCCCTTATCCCTGGGGTCCAGCCTTGAACACCTCAGGGGTGCAAACATTTTCCTCTCTGCATCTCCAAACCCAGGCTCAGTTAGGAGTGTAAAACTCGTGAGTTTGAGTTCTTGAGCAGTGCACACACCTTTCCCTACCTCCGGTGTGTCTGTTTTGTAATGAAAAACACAGagatctggctgggcgcagtggctcacacctgtaatcccaggactttggaaggccggggcaagtggatcacctgaattcaggagttcgagaccagcctgggcaacatggcaaaaccttgtctctaccaaaaatacaaaaaattagccaggggtggtggcgtgcaccacttggaaggctgaggcgggaagattgcttgaacccaagaggtggaagttgcagtgagctgagatcacaccactgcactccaacctgaatgatgacagagtgagaccctgtctcaaaaaataaataaataaaaaaaaggagaTCCGTTGATTCATAACCACGTTTTCTGACGAAGTAAATGCCTAGGTACCCAGGCACAGTAGCACAGGACAACTGTACCTAAAATCACAGTCCTGCTGGGATGCAATGCTAACACTTTACAACACCTCCTAGGTGTCAGACATTGTCATAAAgctttcccttttatttattttttattatttattttgagatggagtcttgcactgtcgccggggctggagtgcaatgacgtgacctcggctcacggcaacatccaccttccaggttcaagcgattctcttgcatcagcctcctgagtagctcggattacagaagcccgccaccacacccagctaatttgttgcatttttagtagagacggggtttcactatgttgaccaggccggtctcaaactcctgacctcgtgatccgcctgcctcggtctcccaaagtgctgggattatagacttgagccaccgcacctggctgctttacatatattttaactcACATCGTCACCACAGTGTCAGGAGGTTGGTACCATAATTATCCCCACTGACACCTGGGCACTTCCCAGGTTAAGTATATCAGACCCCATTGATAAAACTCTTACTATCCAGGACTTACTACTACAAACTGATGACCTTCGCAGAGCATCTTCCAGGCTTGGGAGAACCTATCTTCATAGCCCAGTATATGTGATGTGTTGGGCTTGTACAACCATTAAGAAATATTGAAttaggccgggtacggtggctcaagcctgtaatcccagcactttgggaggccgaggcgggaggatcacctgaggttaggagttcgagaccagcctggccaacatggtgaaacatgtctctactaaaaatacaaaaattagccgggcatggtggcaggagcctgtaatcccagctatttgggaagctgaggcaagagaatcatttgaacccgggaggcggagtttgcagtgagccgagaccgcgccattgcactccagcagcctgggcaacaagaacgaaactccgtctaaaacaacaacaacaaaaaaaaaaacaaacaaacaacaaaaaaaaacagaaagactgAATTTTTTAGTTGACATCTAAACGCAGATATGGAATTGCAGAACCTCAGGTTTACTTGAATAAGATCTGAAAATCTGGCAACATCGAGGTAGCATTTCTTCTGACCGGGATGGGCATTCTCAATTCCCCCACAGTCCCCATCTCTTGTGATTTTTTGCCAGTCCTTAAGGGATCCCAGTTTTATCCCGCTGAATGACTCTTGGGGAAGCCCACCATTGCCCCCTGGTGGAGGAgttcagaatttgcattttatctCCCAGCAACCATTAAAGGAAGTGGTGAGCACATCCAATCAGAGGGATGCGAGGCCTAGAAAGCGACCAATCAAAAGCGAGAGGGGACTGGAATTCGACCAATGAGGGCAGAGAGCGctcagaataaaataaagtcttttaTTGAGATGAGAGACGGATACACACtgggagggttttgttttttgttgttgatttttttgtgaCTGAGTCTCAGTACTCAGGGAGGCTCAGACTGGAGGCGGCGGAGCAGGCAGGCGGCGGCAAGGCTGGTCCCCTGGCGCTGGGGCCGCGCATACTTGAGGAAGATTGCGGCGCGACCGGGCGCGGGACCTCGGAGTGCAGCGCGGGCCATGCACGGCTCGAGGGTGCCCAGTTCCTCGGGGCTGCAGCAgggagatggagaaactgaggcagggcaaGGGGTTGGAGATGACCCATCCTTGGAACTGGAGACTAAGAAGCGTCGATGTGGGTCCCCAAGGACAGGTCGGGGGCTCTCTTGAGATCGGGCACGCGTCCCGTCTTCAACTGGAGTGACTAGGCGAGCACCGGGGAGAGGTGGACACCCGATTCTTCCTACAGGGCGCGGCTAGTGCGGAGTCAGAAGACGTGAGGAAGCAAGGAGGGGAGCTGAGGATGGGCAGCCATCCTCTCTATGCTGGGCTCACAGGCTGAGGGAAACCATTTCGCCCTGCCTCCTGGTAGCATGGTTAGCGGCCCTAGCAGCTAAAAGAGCACCCCATCCACCACCAGATACAGAGATGGAGGACTCGAGGCCTGGGAGATCCTTCGTTCTCAGCCCTGGAAGGCAATAGGAGCATCTTCTGGGCCTGGGAGACTATCTTCCACCCTGGGGCAAGGTTAAGAGAACCCAGATCTAGACTAATGGGGTCCTCCCACCCCATTCTCTCCCACACCCAGAAAAATCAAGTCTAGGTGCCACCTCCTCCTCAATAATTGTCTCTCATTCTCTGAGACCGTAAAAATGACCAGGAAGGTAAGTCCCTGAAGCTGCGGT from Pan paniscus chromosome 20, NHGRI_mPanPan1-v2.0_pri, whole genome shotgun sequence encodes the following:
- the TTC9B gene encoding tetratricopeptide repeat protein 9B; its protein translation is MQRGALSPVLMLSAAPEPPPRPPPALSPPGSGPGSGSRHGSARPGPTPEPSGSLGAALDSSLRAAVAFKAEGQRCYREKKFREAIGKYHRALLQLKAAQGARPSGLPAPAPGPTSSPGPARLSEEQRRLVESTEVECYDSLTACLLQSELVNYERVREYCLKVLEKQQGNFKATYRAGIAFYHLGDYARALRYLQEARSREPTDTNVLRYIQLTQLKMNRCSLQREDSGAGSQTRDVIG